The DNA window GGAGTTGGGCGGGCGGCGGCGCGTGCGGTCGGCATAGGTAGCCACGCGCTGTGGATCAAAATGCTGTTTGCCGTTGCTTTGCGTTTCCCACAGGCTGTTGAGGAACACCTGCACGGCGTGCATCTGCTCATGCTGGCGCGCTTCCACCTGCGGTTTTGACCAATAAATGCCGTAGATCTGTGGCTTGCTGGCGGCCAGCTTGCCGAAGTAGTTATCTTCGGCGGCGTTTTTCAGCCGTTCGACGAAGTTGTTGCGCGCCAGATAATCACCGATTTCCTGGTTCCAGGCCGCGGCCTGCTGCGCGGGGAACACGCCGTGAATAGCACAACAGCCGCGTTGTTTTATCAGCGCTTTTTGCTGGTCGGTGACGCGGTTTTGCAGGATGTCTTCGGCGTTGAGCTGCGGCACCGGGTTTTCGCCGCTGGCCAGTTCCCGGCGGATTTGCGCCACCTGCTGACGGATGTTGTCTTCCAGCGCCACAAACACCTCGCGGTAGTTCGGCAGCGCCTGGCGTAGCTGCTGTTTAACGGTTTTTATTGCGCTGGGGATATCGTCAATCTGTAGGGATGACATGATGTTCTCCTTAGGTTGCCGTTGAATGTCTGCGGCGGCAGTGGGTTGCGTTTTTGTTGTCTCACTGTTAATGATTGTCTGCAATTATTGAGGAAAATAAAGAGATATATTTCATTTGAAACTTCCTCTTTTTTCGTTTTGCTGGCGCGATCGCATAAACGGTGCCGCCGGCATAGCGGCAAGCGACAAGGTAAAATTATGTTTCTGGGACTCGACAGCCCAGCCGCGCTGCGTTATGTTCAGTTTCCGGCCACGAAAACGGTGGCCAGCGTCGCTCGGACGGTCCGGGCGCTAACGTATCCCCGAGGAACCTATGGCTGATAATCACAGTCCGCGTCGTTTTACGCGCATCGAACGTCTCCCCCCTTACGTATTCAACATCACCGCCGAACTGAAGATGGCTGCGCGCCGGCGTGGTGAAGACATCATCGACTTCAGCATGGGTAACCCCGACGGCCCAACGCCGCCGCATATTGTGGAAAAACTCTGCACCGTGGCCCAGCGCGACGACACCCACGGCTACTCGACCTCACGCGGCATCCCGCGCCTGCGCCGCGCAATTTCGCGCTGGTATCAGGATCGCTATCAGGTCGAGATCGATCCGGAAAGCGAAGCCATTGTCACTATCGGCTCAAAAGAAGGGCTGGCGCACCTGATGCTGGCAACGCTCGATCATGGCGATACCGTGCTGGTGCCAAACCCGAGCTACCCGATCCATATTTACGGCGCCGTGATCGCCGGCGCCCAGGTGCGCTCGGTGCCGCTGGTGGAAGGCGGCGATTTCTTTGGTGAGCTGGAGCGCGCCATCCGCGAGACGATCCCGCGCCCAAAAATGATGATCCTCGGCTTCCCGTCCAACCCAACGGCGCAGTGCGTCGAGCTTGATTTCTTTGAGCGCGTGGTGGCGTTGGCGAAGCAATATAACGTGCTGGTGATCCACGATCTGGCCTATGCCGATATCGTTTACGACGGCTGGAAAGCCCCGTCGATCATGCAGGTGCCCGGCGCCAAAGACATCGCGGTGGAATTCTTCACGCTGTCGAAAAGCTACAATATGGCGGGTTGGCGCATCGGCTTTATGGTGGGCAATCAGGAATTGGTCAGCGCGTTGACGCGCATCAAAAGTTACCACGACTACGGCACGTTCACCCCGCTGCAGGTGGCGGCCATCGCCGCCCTGGAAGGGGACCAGCAGTGCGTGCTGGATATTGCCGAGCAGTATCGCCAGCGGCGCAACGTGTTGGTGAAAGGGTTGCATGAAGCCGGTTGGATGGTGGAAAACCCGAAAGCCTCGATGTATGTGTGGGCGAAAATCCCGGAACCTTACGCGCACATGGGCTCGCTGGAGTTCGCCAAACGCCTGCTGGCGGAGGCGAAAGTCTGCGTGTCGCCGGGCATCGGCTTTGGCGATTACGGCGACGATCACGTGCGCTTTGCGCTGATCGAAAACCAGGATCGCATTCGCCAGGCGGTGCGCGGGATTAAAGCGATGTTCCGCGCAGACGGGCTGCTCAAGCCAGGGGCGAAACACAGCACGGCCGCCGCCGAGAAATAATTGGCCGCCAGCGGCCGGCAATAAAAAACCCCAGGGGGCTAACCTTGGGGTTTTTTACATTTGAAAGGGGCTGAATGCCCCTTGCCTGGTGATTAGCCGGTCAGGAGACCATAAACATGAAGGTGCCAACCCATGCAACCAGCATAAACGACACGCCCAGCAAAAAATATTTCACTGAATAACTCCCGTTTGGAGTTCCTCGCCAGCAACGATCCCGATTGTTGTGCTGAGATTTTATGGGTTATCAGCGGCCTGCCGGTGGTTGTTCAAATCAGGAACAACAATGCCTGCGGCTGCAAATCACCCTGTTGCCGTGTTTCCTTGTCCTTGAGGTTAACGTGAGCCACGGCAGGATCGGCGCTAATGTACTCTCAATGCCGGAATGATTTCAATACTGTGTATTTGATCACATTTATTGATGGTTTCTTAACCATTTCCTGTCTGATGGACCGTGCGCTAGCCGTGGTGGAGCAGCCTGCGCCAGCCGGTATTTTATAATCGGCGGGGCGGGCGTTAACGCGGCAACAATGCTCATTTATCTAGGCTGTGTCCCGCAATAGGTCGTGGTGCCGTCGTTGCGTCCAAAGCCCGTCATCAAGGCAGAGGGCGCAGGGCATAGTGGGCCTATGTTCAAGCCCGATAACGCAGAGGACGGGCTTTGGGGGCACGACCCTCCGGGCTGGGGCCATTGGGCTGCGCTTCTGCGTTGCTCGCCGTTTATTTGGGCCCGCCAAACCGCACGGCTTGCGCCTTGACGCGCAGCCCAATGACCGCCAGCGGCACTCACGCATTATTACGGGACACAGCCTAGCGTTGAGGTTTGGCCTTATCGCCCGCGGCAGAATCCAGTTTGTTCACACCGAACAATGCATTAACATAACGCTTACTCTCACTGGCATGGCTACGATGGATATCCGATGCGTCACCTGGCTGCTCTTTTACCTTTGATCACCTTGCTGGCTGCCTGCAGCAGCAATCCAAAACCAACTATCGCCTCCCCGCAAACGGCGGCGGCTAAAAATGAGGGCTTTCTGCTGACGCCAGAGCATAGTGTTAGCCCGCTGAGCGGGGATTTCGCCGCTAATCCGGCGACGGAACGCTTTATCGATAAAATGGTGCGGGAACATGGTTTTGAGCGCCAGCAACTGCACGACGTGCTGGCGCAGGCCAAGCAACTGGATTGGGTATTGCGCCTGATGGATCAGCAGGCGCCGACGGCGTTGCCGCCATCCGGCCCGAACGGCGCGTGGCTCCGCTATCGCGGCAAATTTATTACGCCGGATAATGTTCAAAACGGCGTAGTGTTCTGGAACCAGTATCAGGACGCCTTGCAGCGTGCCCAGCAAATATACGGGGTGCCGCCGGAAATTATCGTCGGCATTATTGGGGTGGAAACCCGCTGGGGGCGCGTGATGGGGAAAACGCGCATCATCGACGCTCTGGCGACTCTGGCCTTTGCTTACCCGCGCCGCGCCGAGTTTTTCAGCAGCGAGCTGGAAACATTCCTGTTAATGGCCCGTGCTGAGCAAGACGATCCGTTGGATCTGCGCGGCTCGTATGCCGGCGCCATGGGCTATGGGCAATTTATGCCTTCGTCATTCAAGAACTACGCGGTTGATTTTAACGGCGATGGCCATATCAACCTGTGGGATCCGGTGGATGCTATCGGCAGCGTGGCTAGCTACTTTAAAGCGCATGGCTGGCAGCCGGGTGCCGGCGTGGCGGTGGCCGCTAACGGCCAGGCGCCAGGGTTGGCAAACGGCTTTAAGACACGCTATAACGTTGCCGCCCTGCGTGAGGCCAGTTTAACCCCGCAGAGCCCGCTGGCCGGGGAGCAAGAGGTGAGCCTGCTGCGCCTTGATATGGGCAGCAGCTATCAATATTGGTTTGGCTTGCCGAACTTCTATGTGATTACCCGCTATAACCACAGTACCCACTACGCCATGGCGGTATGGCAACTGGGCGAGGCAGTCAGCCGCGCCGCCCGCGGGGTGAACTGAGCCGGGTTATTCAGGCGTTATCTTTCCACCAATGTATAAAGCACGCCAGCCCCTCGGGGCTGGCTAATCTCATTTCGGCCCGCCGCTGCTCGCCATCGTGATGAAGGTGTGCTGTAAGTCACCTTTTGCTTGAATAGCGTAATTATTTGCGCCAAATCAAAACCCGCTTCGTGCTACCATTGTCATACAAAATAAAAGGTCTTTTAGCCATTTAATTTACGTGGGTAATACGTGCCCACATTGTATGAGCTTCATTTGAATGTAAGCATGGAGGAGCCCGATGCGGGTAAGCAGAAGGCAGTTTTTTAGGATTTGTGCCGGCGGGATGGCGGGTACAACCGTCGCCGCCCTTGGATTCACCCCCTCAATCGCGTTAGCCGAAACGCGCCAATATAAACTCTTGCGTTCAAAAGAAACCCGAAACAACTGCACCTATTGTTCAGTGGGCTGCGGGGTGATCCTCTATAGCATGGGGGATGGGGCCAAGAACGTGCGCGAGAGCATCTTCCACGTGGAGGGCGATCCGGATCACCCAGTGAGCCGCGGCTCACTGTGCCCGAAAGGGGCTGGGGTGCTGGATTATATTCACAGTGAAAACCGGCTGCGCTATCCGCAGTACCGCGCGCCCGGCACCGATCGCTGGCAACGCATCAGTTGGGAGGAGGCGATTGAACGCATCGCCCGCCTGATGAAAGACGATCGCGACGCCAACTTTGTTGAAAAGAATGCGCAGAACGTTACCGTCAACCGCTGGACGACCACCGGCATGTTGTGCTCTTCGGCCGCCAGTAATGAAACCGGGCTGCTGGATCAAAAATTCACCCGCGCGCTCGGCATGGTGGCGATCGATTGCCAGGCCCGTTTGTGCCATGGCCCGACGGTTTCAGCCCTGGCGCCCACCTTTGGCCGCGGTGCGATGACCAACAACTGGGTCGATATTAAAAATGCCAACTTGGTGTTGATCATGGGCGGCAACGCGGCGGAAGCGCACCCGGTGGGATTTAAATGGGTGATAGAAGCGAAAACGCAAAATGACGCCACCGTGGTAGTGGTGGATCCGCGCTTTAACCGCAGCGCCGCCGTGGCGGATCTCTATTCGCCGATCCGTGCCGGCTCCGACGCCGCTTTCCTGCTGGGCGTGATTCACTATCTGATTGAAAATAATAAAATTCAATCGGAGTACGTGAAGAATTACACCAATGCCAGTTTCCTGGTGCGGGAGGATTATACCTTCCACGATGGGCTGTTCAGCGGTTACGACGCAGAAAAACGGCAATATGACAAACACACCTGGTTCTATCAGCTTGATGAACAAGGCTATGCGCGGCGTGATAGCACGCTGACCGATCCACGCTGCGTGTGGAACCTGTTGAAACAGCATGTCAGCCGTTACACGCCCGAGCTGGTCAACCGTCTGTGCGGCACACCGCAAGACGACTTCCTGAAAATCTGCGCGTTATTGGCCGAAACCAGCGCCCCCGACCGTACTGCAACCATTCTGTATGCCTTGGGGTGGACGCACCATTCCGGCGGCGCACAGATTATCCGCTGTGCGGCGATGGTGCAGCTGTTGTTGGGCAATATCGGCATGCCCGGCGGTGGGGTCAATGCGCTGCGTGGCCACTCGAACATTCAGGGCTATACCGATCTGGGCTTGCTCTCCACCAACCTTCCCGGCTATATGCCGTTGCCTTCTGAAAAGCAGGCCGATTACCAGAGCTATATCACGCAAATCACGCCGGCCAGCCTGGGGCAGAACGAAGTCAACTTCTGGCACAACACGCCCAACTTTTTCGTCAGCATGATGAAAAGCTTTTGGGGTGATAAGGCCAGCGCGCAAAACCAGTGGGGCTATGACTGGCTGCCGAAGTGGGATCGCCTGTATGACGTATTAACGCAGGCGGAGCTGATGGCCCAGGGCAAAATGAACGGCTATATCGTTCAGGGTTTTAACCCGTTAGCGGCGTTCCCGGATAAGAATAAATCGGCGCGGGCGCTGGCGAAGCTGAAATACATGGTGGTGATCGATCCGCTGGTGACGGAATCTTCCAATTTCTGGCAGAACCACGGTGAGATGAATGACATTAATCCGGCGGACATCCAGACCGAAGTGTTCCGCTTGCCGTCCTCTTGCTTTGCTGAAGAAGACGGCTCGATCGCCAACTCCGGCCGTTGGCTGCAGTGGCACTGGGCGGCGGCGGAGCCGCCGGGTGAGGCGTTGCACGACGGCAAGATTATCGGCCGCCTGTTTACCCGGCTGCGCGACATGTATCGCCGGGAAGGTGGCGCCAACCCAGAACCGGTGCTGAATATGGCCTGGGATTACCATGATCCGGCCGATCCTACCCCGGAAGAGATCGCCCGCGAAGCCAACGGCAAAGCCCTGGCGGATATTACCGACGCCGCTGGCAATGTGGTGGTGAAAAAGGGGCAGCAGATCAGCGCGTTTTCCCAGTTGAAAGCGGACGGCTCAACCAGCAGCTTCTGCTGGATTTATGCCGGGAGCTGGACGGAGAAAGGCAACCAGATGGATAACCGCGACAACAGCGATCCTTCCGGGCTGGGCTGCACGCCCGGCTGGGCCTGGTCATGGCCGGCCAACCGCCGCATCCTGTATAACCGGGCATCGGTGGATCCGCAGGGCAAACCCTGGGATGCCAAACGCGAAATCATCCGCTGGGACGGCGCCAAATGGGTGGGGTTTGACGTGGCGGATTACAGCCAGGCCGCGCCAGGCAGCGGCGTCGGGCCGTTTATTATGAACCAGGAAGGCGTCGGCCGTTTATTCTCGCTGGATAAAATGAACGACGGCCCGTTCCCGGAACACTATGAACCGGTTGAAACGCCGATTGGCACCAACCCGCTGCACCCGGCTGTGGTTTCCAACCCAGCCGCGCGTATTTTTGCTGACGATTTGCAAAATATGGGGCGTGCGGAGGAGTTCCCCTATGTCGCCACGACGTATTCGATCACCGAGCTGTTCCGCCATTGGACCAAACATGCGCGGCTAAACGCCATTGTTCAGCCGGAGCAGTTTATCGAGATCGGCGAAGCGCTGGCTAGCCGCAAAGGCATCGCCCAGGGCGACGAAGTTCGCATCTCGTCTAAACGCGGTTTTATCAAGGCGAAAGCGGTGGTAACCAAGCGTATTCGGCCACTGCTGATTAACGGCAGTGAGGTGGAAACGATCGGTATTCCTTGCCACTGGGGCTTTGAAGGCGAAACCCGCAAGGGGTTCCTGGCCAATACCCTGACGCCGTCGGTTGGCGATGCCAACTCGCAGACGCCGGAGTATAAGGCCTTCTTAGTGAACGTGGAAAAGGTGTAAGGAGCCGAATTTATGTCCATGCAATCCCAAGACATTATCAAACGTTCGGCCACCAATGCGATGACGCCGCCGCCGCAGGCCCGTTCCCATAAGGAAGAAGTCGCCAAGCTGATTGACGTTTCTATCTGCATTGGCTGCAAGGCTTGCCAGGTGGCCTGTTCGGAATGGAACGACATTCGTGACGAGGTGGGGCACTGCACCGGCGTTTACGATAACCCAGCCGATCTGAGCGCCAAATCCTGGACGCTGATGCGCTTTAGCGAAACCGAGCAGAACGGCAAGCTGGAGTGGCTGATCCGCAAAGACGGCTGCATGCACTGCGCCGAGCCGGGCTGCCTGAAGGCTTGCCCTTCAGCCGGGGCGATTATTCAGTATGCCAACGGCATTGTGGATTTTCAGTCTGAGCACTGTATCGGCTGTGGCTACTGTATCGCCGGTTGCCCGTTCAACATCCCGCGCCTGAACCCGGACGATCACCGGGTATATAAATGCACCTTGTGCGTCGACCGCGTTACCGTGGGGCAGGAGCCGGCGTGTGTGAAGACCTGCCCAACCGGCGCCATCCACTTTGGCAGCAAACAAGACATGCTGGATCTGGGGGCGGAACGCGTTGCGCATCTGCAAAAGCGCGGCTATGCACAGGCCGGCGTTTACAACCCGCAGGGCGTGGGCGGCACCCATGTGATGTACGTGTTGCACCATGCCGATCGGCCGGAGCTTTATCACAACCTGCCCAAAGAGCCGCAGATCGCTATGCCGGTCAACCTGTGGAAAGGCGTGTTGAAACCCCTGGCGGCCGCAGGCTTTATCGCCACCTTCGCCAGCCTGATTTTCCACTACATCGGCATTGGGCCAAACAATGAGACCGAGGATGACGATGAGGAGAATGGTCATGAGTAAAAGCAAGATGATTGTTCGCACCCGGTTCATCGATCGCGCCTGTCATTGGACGGTGGTGATCTGCTTCTTCCTGGTGGCGCTCTCGGGGATTGCGTTGTTCTTCCCCACGTTGCAGTGGCTGACGGAAACCTTCGGCACGCCGCAGATGGGGCGCATTCTGCACCCGTTTTTCGGCGTGGTGATTTTCCTGGCGCTGGTGTTTATGTTTTTCCGCTTTGTAAAACATAACATCCCGGAAAAGGAAGATCTGCCGTGGATCAAAGGCATCGTCGAGGTGTTGAAAGGCAATGAGCACAAGGTGGCGGACGTCGGCAAATACAATGCCGGGCAGAAGATGATGTTCTGGAGCATCATGAGCATGATTTTTGTGCTGCTGGTCACCGGGGTGATTATCTGGCGGCCGTATTTTGCGCCGTTCTTCCCGATTGTGTGGATCCGCATTGCGCTGTTGATCCACGCCACGGCGGGCATCGTGCTGATCCATGCCATTTTGATTCATATGTACATGGCCTTTTGGGTGAAAGGTTCGATAAAAGGCATGATTGAAGGCAAGGTCAGCCGCCGCTGGGCGAAGAAGCACCATCCGCGCTGGTATCGCCAGATCGAAGCCAAAGAAACACAGGAAGAAAAGGGCGGAGTGTAAGCGCCTGCCCTGGTGCCGGGATCGCCGTTGCGTTGCCCGGCACCGAGTTAGCTTCAGCCTGGCTTATTTGCGCGGGCTGCGCCCCGTTTCACAATTCAGTCAATACTCGCCCAATTTCGAATGAAAATTCGCCCATATTTGCTAGAATGGTTGTCATGCGAAATTTTTATTTTATTTCCACATGAGCACCGCCATGCCGAATAACCAAACGCAACTGTCTTTACTTCAGGAAGATATCCGTAGCCGTTACGATACGCTGAGCAAACGTCTTAAACAGGTCGCGCGCTATATATTAGACAACAGCAACAGCGTGGCTTTTGATACGGTGGCATCCATTGCCCAGCATGCCGACGTTCCTCCGTCGACGCTGATTCGCTTTGCCAATGCTTTTGGCTTCAGCGGTTTCAACGAGATGAAGCAGGTTTTCCGCCAGCACCTGATGGAAGAGACGGTCAGCTATACGGAGCGCGCCCGCCTGTTCCGCCAGACTTCCGCACAGGAAGGGAACGCCGCGCCGGAAAAACCGGCGGAGATCCTGAACGTTTTTTCCATGGTGAACACCCAGGCGCTGCAACAGCTTCCAGCCCAAATCAAGCCGGAAATGCTCGATCAGGCGGTCGCGTTGCTTTCGCAGGCGGAAAATATTTATGTTATTGGCCTGCGCCGTTCATTCAGCGTCGCCAGCTATTTGACCTATGCCCTGCGGCACCTGGAACGCCGGGCGTTCCTGATCGATGGTCTTGGCGGCATGTTCTCTGAGCAATTGAGTATGGTCAGCCCTAATGATGTGGTGATCGCCATCAGTTATTCGCCTTATGCCCAGGAAGCCATCGAACTGGTGGCGCTGGGGGCGAAGCGCGGCGCGCGCCAGATAGCGATTACCGACAGCCAGGTTAGCCCGCTGGCCGCTTTCAGCGACGTGTGTTTTGTGGTGCGCGAGGCGCAGGTGGATGGCTTCCGCTCCCAGGTCGCTTCCATGTGCCTGGCGCAAACGCTGGCGGTTTCCCTGGCGTTGACCAACGTTGGCTAATTAATCTGCTTGATGCTGTGCCAAACCCGTACGTGCGGTAGGGCAGCGCGGTGATCCATTAGAATCATCGCGTTGCCCCGGCACGCAGCGCTATTTTAATTCAGCGGTGGTAGCGTGCTTGCCGCGCAGCTGTTGCAGTTTAAGCGTGGCGATATGTTCAATATCTTCCAACGATACGCCTTTGGTTTCAGGCACGTAACGGGCGATGAAGATGTAGCAGACCAGGTTAAAGACCACGAATATCCACATCGAGAAGGCCCCGCCGAACTGGGCCTGTAAAAAGGCGTTCTCGTTGATAACCGGGAAAAACTGCGAAATAAGAAAATTGGCGATCCACATCAGGCTAACCGCCAGCCCCATACCAATGCCTTTGATTCTTTCCGGGAATATTTCAGAAATGAGCACCCAGCAACCCACGCTCCAACTGGCGGCGAACAGCAGCATAAAGAACAGCATGCCGAAGATGGTGATATAACCGGTGTCATGGTTATACAAGCCATAGGAGGCGATCAGTAGACCAATGATTGATCCGATGGTGCCGATTTTCATGATTGGCAAGCGGCCGTGGCGATCGAACAGGATCATGCCGATGACGCTGCCCACCCCGTTACATACGGCGATAAAGATCGTTTGAAACATCACCGTGTTGGGGCCACTGCCGCTGCTTTGCAGAACCAGCGGCGCATAATAGTTCATAACGTTAACGCCGGTAAATTGCTGAAGCACGGCGATGCAGCAGCCGACGATTAAAATGTATTTCAATACCGGCGATGCCCGCAGGCTGAGGTTTTTCGCTTCGCCTGGCTCTGTTTTTTGGCTGCGCATGGTGTCGAATACACCGCGAACTTCGCTGGCGCTGTAGCCGGGATAAACCCGCGCCAACACCTGAAGCGATCTTTTCTCGCCTTTGTTATTCCTGGCGCACCAGGCAGGGGATTCCGGCAGAAACAGCGTGATCACCAGCATAGCGATAGAAGGCACCAGTTGGGTGAGCAGCATCGTGCGCCAGCCATGCTCTACCAAAAGCGTTTCCGTCATTGCTTTGCCAATCATGAAATTCACAATAAAAACAATTACCTGACCAAGCACGATTGAGATGTTGTAAATGCCCAACGCTTTGCCGCGGATAGCTGCTGGGGAGAGCTCTGACATATACATGGGCGATGCGGTGCCCGCCATGCCGACAGCGAAACCGCAAAGAATACGCGAGACGGAGAAGGCGGTGAAGCTTTCCGCCAGCCCGGAGCCAAGCGCAGAGACGATAAAAATCGCCGCCATGATCAACAGCGCCGTTTTGCGCCCCCAGCGATCGGCGATCTTGCCGCCGGCCAGCGCGCCAAAAATACAGCCGACAATCACGCTGGAAACGGCCCAACCGGTTTCGGTTGGATTGAGGCTATAAAATTTCTGTATCGGTACCACCACCCCGGTAATTACCCCGGTTGAATAACCGAACATAAGGCCCCCCAGTGCGGCTACACAGCACAGTATGTAGACGTACATAGAGTTATATCTGATGTCGTTCGACATTTTCATTAATCTCCGTATAGGCAACCCAGATGGGTAGCGGTGATATAAATTTACTTTTTTAATGGAATCTATGATCTGTTTTTATCAATTATGAAATAAATATTTTTTTATCTGGATCACGAAACCACCAAAATGTGATTTTGTTTCTGGGAAGGTGGCGGTGGTGAAGTGCAGCCTACGGTAGTGATTGGTGGGCGCTAGCCTGGATGGTGTTACCCTGTGGCCACTGGCTACGGCTTTCCCTTAGCTCGGCATTTGGTGCTGGTTTATGCCTTGCTAACTGATGGAAGGCAGGGAACGAACCGGGACGCTGTTTGTCATGTTTGACCATTGCGCTGCGGTGTAAGTTATCGCCGGCGGATATGCGTGGTTGCTGTCTTTTTCGGGTGCATTTCCTTGCCAGACCGTTTTCCCCACTTTTACTTAAATAGAATTTAATTTTCATTAAAATTCAATAAATCTCTCTCAATTTTGCCACCTAGTCCTGCTGCTTGATCGTTTAACTACGAACTTGTTGGTTTTATTTTTATTAAATTCAATTGGTTAATAAAATATGGCTTTGTGGCCTCCCTAAAGTTTGTGAGTCTGATAACAAAACAAATATTTTATTATTAATCTTATTTGAAATAAAAGTTATGTTTAGCCTGTTCTGATGAAACACCTTGGGGGGTTAAAGCTAAATGATGTTTTCTGTTGTTTTTCATGATGTTCCTGTTTTAACCCTCGTTTTGGGCGCAGTAAGTAAAGACCAACACTTGGAGTTCTTATGTCATCCACAAAACATCAACATAAGACAGGGTACATATTGAGTATCTGTGGTATCGCAGCACTCGGCGGCATCCTGTTCGGTTACGATACGGCGGTTATTTCCGGCGCTATCGGTTCTTTAACGTCTTACTTCAGTCTTACACCCAGCGAAACCGGCTGGGCTGTCTCTTCGGTCATCCTGGGGTGTGTGGTGGGGGCGTTTGCCGCCAGTATCCTGACCAAACGCTATGGGCGCAAAAAAGCGCTGATTATTTCCGCCCTGCTATTCACCCTCTCTGCCGTTGGTACCTCAATAGCCGCCACGTTCACGCAATTCGTTATCTTCCGCATTATTGGCGGGCTGGCGGTTGGGCTGGCGGCAACCGTGTCGCCGATGTATATGTCGGAGGTGTCGCCGCGCGATATGCGTGGGCGCGCACTGAGCATGCAACAGTTCGCCATCGTCTTCGGCCAGATACTGATCTTCTATGTGAACTATAAGATTGCCAGCCTGGCCACCACGGAGTGGCTGATTGATATGGGGTGGCGTTATATGTTCGCCTCCGGCGTTGTTCCCTGCGTGTTATTCTGCATCTTGGTCTTTCTCATTCCCGAATCGCCACGCTGGTGTGTGATGGTGGGGCGTGAAAAAGACGCTCTGGCGATCCTTACCCGCATGTCGAATGCGCAACACGCGGAGAACCTGCTGCAGGAAATCAAAGAGTCTGTCAGCATCGATCAGCAAGACAGCGTACAAAAGCTGAACTTTAAGGATAAAAATGTGCGCTACATCCTGATGATCGGTTGCTGTATCGCCATGCTGCAACAGGTTACCGGCGTTAACGTGATGATGTATTACGCGCCGATGGTGCTGCGTGAAGTGACGGGCAATGCGCAGGAAGCCCTGTTCCAGACGATTTGGATCGGTGTTATACAGCTTGTCGGCTCGATCATCGGGGCGATGATCATGGATAAAATGGGGCGCCTGTCGCTGATGCGTTTTGGTACCCTG is part of the Gibbsiella quercinecans genome and encodes:
- a CDS encoding MurR/RpiR family transcriptional regulator — protein: MPNNQTQLSLLQEDIRSRYDTLSKRLKQVARYILDNSNSVAFDTVASIAQHADVPPSTLIRFANAFGFSGFNEMKQVFRQHLMEETVSYTERARLFRQTSAQEGNAAPEKPAEILNVFSMVNTQALQQLPAQIKPEMLDQAVALLSQAENIYVIGLRRSFSVASYLTYALRHLERRAFLIDGLGGMFSEQLSMVSPNDVVIAISYSPYAQEAIELVALGAKRGARQIAITDSQVSPLAAFSDVCFVVREAQVDGFRSQVASMCLAQTLAVSLALTNVG
- a CDS encoding sugar porter family MFS transporter; amino-acid sequence: MSNDIRYNSMYVYILCCVAALGGLMFGYSTGVITGVVVPIQKFYSLNPTETGWAVSSVIVGCIFGALAGGKIADRWGRKTALLIMAAIFIVSALGSGLAESFTAFSVSRILCGFAVGMAGTASPMYMSELSPAAIRGKALGIYNISIVLGQVIVFIVNFMIGKAMTETLLVEHGWRTMLLTQLVPSIAMLVITLFLPESPAWCARNNKGEKRSLQVLARVYPGYSASEVRGVFDTMRSQKTEPGEAKNLSLRASPVLKYILIVGCCIAVLQQFTGVNVMNYYAPLVLQSSGSGPNTVMFQTIFIAVCNGVGSVIGMILFDRHGRLPIMKIGTIGSIIGLLIASYGLYNHDTGYITIFGMLFFMLLFAASWSVGCWVLISEIFPERIKGIGMGLAVSLMWIANFLISQFFPVINENAFLQAQFGGAFSMWIFVVFNLVCYIFIARYVPETKGVSLEDIEHIATLKLQQLRGKHATTAELK
- a CDS encoding sugar porter family MFS transporter yields the protein MSSTKHQHKTGYILSICGIAALGGILFGYDTAVISGAIGSLTSYFSLTPSETGWAVSSVILGCVVGAFAASILTKRYGRKKALIISALLFTLSAVGTSIAATFTQFVIFRIIGGLAVGLAATVSPMYMSEVSPRDMRGRALSMQQFAIVFGQILIFYVNYKIASLATTEWLIDMGWRYMFASGVVPCVLFCILVFLIPESPRWCVMVGREKDALAILTRMSNAQHAENLLQEIKESVSIDQQDSVQKLNFKDKNVRYILMIGCCIAMLQQVTGVNVMMYYAPMVLREVTGNAQEALFQTIWIGVIQLVGSIIGAMIMDKMGRLSLMRFGTLGAIVGLLITSFALYTKATGYLALFGMLFFMVFYALSWGVGTWVLVSEIFPNRMRSQGMSISVGCMWVANFVVSQGFPMINEHPYLYSTFHGAFPMWVFAVCCGLCYWFICRYIPETKGISLEKMEQVVMAKQYKSNI